The following proteins are encoded in a genomic region of Fervidobacterium pennivorans DSM 9078:
- the hslV gene encoding ATP-dependent protease subunit HslV, which yields MAESFGTRENLWHSTTVIAVRKDGKVVMAADGQVTYGATVMKGTAKKVRKIGDGKVLAGFAGAVADAMTLLERFETKYREWNGNLLKAAIELAKDWRLDRALRRLEAMLIVADKEHLLILSGTGEVIQPDENVAAIGSGGPYALAAARALLRNTQLDARKVAEEALKIASEICIYTNENITVEELE from the coding sequence ATGGCTGAATCTTTTGGAACACGAGAAAATCTTTGGCATTCGACCACTGTTATAGCAGTTAGAAAAGATGGGAAAGTAGTAATGGCTGCTGATGGTCAAGTGACCTACGGAGCAACTGTAATGAAAGGCACAGCTAAGAAAGTCAGAAAAATTGGAGATGGAAAAGTTCTTGCTGGATTTGCTGGTGCAGTCGCGGATGCAATGACATTACTCGAAAGGTTTGAAACAAAATACCGTGAATGGAACGGAAACTTATTGAAAGCTGCTATCGAACTTGCAAAGGACTGGCGATTGGATCGAGCATTAAGAAGGTTAGAAGCAATGCTTATCGTAGCTGACAAAGAACATCTATTGATTCTTTCAGGAACTGGCGAAGTAATCCAGCCAGATGAAAATGTAGCTGCTATCGGTTCAGGAGGTCCCTACGCATTAGCCGCGGCAAGAGCTCTACTTAGAAATACTCAACTTGATGCTCGAAAAGTTGCAGAAGAGGCTTTGAAAATTGCTAGTGAGATATGTATATATACGAATGAAAATATAACAGTCGAAGAATTAGAGTAA
- a CDS encoding DUF1667 domain-containing protein: MKVEEMVCIMCPLGCRLIVKQEDNGEITVSGNRCPRGIEYGKQEMVEPLRILTSSVLVLNGDMPLVSVKTNKPIPRRVIMQVMDILKNTKVEAPVRVGDIIIKDVLNTGADIVATRNVERREKSSAA, from the coding sequence ATGAAAGTAGAAGAGATGGTCTGTATCATGTGTCCACTGGGATGTAGGTTGATTGTCAAACAAGAAGATAACGGTGAAATTACTGTTTCTGGAAATAGATGTCCACGTGGAATTGAATACGGTAAACAAGAGATGGTAGAACCTTTAAGAATATTGACTTCAAGTGTATTGGTTTTGAATGGTGACATGCCTTTGGTATCGGTAAAAACAAATAAACCTATTCCTAGAAGGGTTATCATGCAAGTAATGGATATCTTGAAAAATACCAAAGTTGAAGCGCCTGTGAGAGTTGGAGACATAATTATTAAAGATGTTCTTAATACAGGAGCTGATATAGTTGCCACAAGAAATGTGGAAAGAAGAGAAAAATCAAGTGCAGCCTGA
- the argF gene encoding ornithine carbamoyltransferase yields the protein MAVNMKGRSILSLMDNTPEEIRYLLDIAKQVKAESRAGIRHQRFVGKTLALIFEKRSTRTRLAFETAFAEEGGHPIFLSIQDIQLGAKESIEDTARVLGRMVDAIEFRGFKQETVEILAKYSGVPVYNGLTDLFHPTQVLADLQTIEEEFGRLKGIKLVFMGDGRNNMANSLMVGAAKMGMHYVICSPESLRPEKWLVDECMKFAKESGATIEFTDNPDEAVKGADVIYTDVWASMGEEDKAAERRKLLQPYQVNEELMRKTGKPETIFMHCLPAVKGEEVTFEVIEGKQSRVWDEAENRKHTIKAILIATLL from the coding sequence ATGGCAGTAAATATGAAAGGACGCTCCATTCTTTCACTGATGGACAACACACCAGAGGAAATTCGTTACCTGCTCGACATTGCAAAACAAGTTAAAGCAGAAAGCAGAGCAGGAATTAGGCATCAGAGATTTGTGGGGAAAACTCTTGCGTTGATTTTTGAAAAAAGGTCAACAAGAACAAGGCTAGCATTTGAAACTGCTTTTGCAGAAGAAGGTGGGCACCCCATCTTCCTTTCCATCCAAGACATACAACTAGGAGCTAAGGAATCCATCGAAGATACTGCGAGAGTCCTTGGTAGAATGGTTGATGCCATTGAATTCAGAGGTTTCAAACAAGAAACGGTTGAAATTCTTGCAAAGTATTCAGGAGTTCCCGTTTACAATGGTTTAACTGACCTATTCCATCCCACTCAGGTTTTGGCAGACCTTCAAACTATAGAAGAAGAGTTCGGAAGACTAAAAGGAATTAAGCTTGTTTTCATGGGTGACGGAAGAAACAATATGGCAAACTCCCTCATGGTTGGAGCAGCAAAGATGGGCATGCACTACGTTATTTGCTCACCAGAATCTCTCAGACCGGAAAAATGGCTTGTTGACGAATGTATGAAGTTTGCTAAAGAAAGTGGTGCAACAATCGAATTTACCGATAATCCAGACGAAGCAGTAAAAGGTGCAGATGTTATCTACACAGATGTTTGGGCATCCATGGGTGAAGAGGACAAAGCAGCAGAAAGAAGAAAATTACTCCAGCCATACCAAGTTAATGAAGAACTAATGAGAAAAACAGGTAAGCCAGAGACAATCTTTATGCACTGTCTACCAGCTGTAAAAGGCGAAGAAGTTACATTTGAAGTAATCGAAGGAAAACAATCAAGAGTATGGGATGAAGCTGAGAACAGAAAACACACAATTAAGGCGATACTTATTGCCACATTGCTCTAA
- a CDS encoding NAD(P)/FAD-dependent oxidoreductase: MREKNVDILVIGAGAAGLGAAIGAAREGVNEVVLVERDDRSGGVLNQCIHNGFGLHYFREELTGPEYAERIKRIVQQYPNIDVKVEQYVHQIDYKRKEVIVASTEGITVYKPKALIVATGARERPMGGILVPGTRPAGVFTAGVAQRFVNLENRLPGRRAIIVGSGDIGLIMARRLTLEGVEVIAVVERMPYPGGLERNIRQCLKDFNIPLYLSHTVVGIYGKERLEEVVIAQLDESFKPIPGTEKRFKVDTLILSVGLIPQSTLFKDFLKIDPWTKGIVTSSSGRSSLNWIFAAGNCTVIYDLVDWVTEEGTVAGKFAAMYVKNSWEPAKFFVEKGQNVGILFPSWYEEGTNLNIYLRVKKPMEEGTIRVKQRNNLLYSKKHLNLLPSEMVSIKIPESKIGSGDIVVEVLE; this comes from the coding sequence ATGAGAGAAAAGAACGTAGACATTCTTGTCATCGGTGCTGGAGCTGCAGGTCTTGGTGCAGCAATTGGAGCTGCACGAGAAGGTGTTAATGAAGTAGTTTTGGTAGAGCGTGATGATAGAAGTGGTGGTGTGTTGAATCAATGTATCCACAATGGTTTTGGACTACATTATTTCAGAGAAGAACTGACAGGACCTGAGTACGCAGAGAGAATCAAGAGGATAGTTCAACAATATCCAAACATAGATGTAAAGGTCGAACAATACGTCCACCAGATAGACTACAAAAGAAAAGAGGTTATAGTTGCTTCGACTGAAGGGATAACGGTTTACAAGCCAAAAGCGCTAATTGTTGCAACTGGAGCAAGGGAAAGGCCTATGGGAGGAATACTTGTCCCTGGCACAAGACCTGCAGGAGTTTTTACAGCCGGGGTTGCTCAGAGGTTTGTGAATTTGGAAAATAGATTGCCGGGAAGAAGGGCAATAATAGTGGGGTCTGGAGATATAGGTTTGATTATGGCGAGAAGACTTACGCTGGAAGGCGTTGAAGTTATTGCTGTTGTTGAAAGGATGCCTTATCCAGGAGGACTTGAAAGAAACATAAGGCAGTGTCTGAAGGATTTTAACATTCCTCTTTACCTGAGCCATACAGTGGTTGGTATCTATGGGAAGGAAAGGCTTGAGGAGGTTGTTATTGCCCAACTTGACGAGAGTTTCAAACCTATTCCAGGAACGGAAAAAAGGTTTAAGGTTGACACTTTGATACTATCGGTTGGATTAATTCCTCAAAGTACGCTCTTTAAAGATTTTCTCAAAATTGACCCATGGACAAAAGGGATAGTAACATCAAGTTCTGGAAGGTCATCTCTTAACTGGATTTTCGCAGCAGGCAATTGTACGGTAATTTATGACCTTGTGGACTGGGTTACAGAAGAAGGTACCGTCGCTGGAAAGTTTGCAGCGATGTACGTCAAGAACAGCTGGGAACCAGCAAAATTTTTCGTTGAAAAAGGACAAAATGTTGGCATCCTCTTCCCGTCGTGGTATGAGGAAGGCACAAACTTAAATATCTACTTGCGAGTGAAAAAGCCTATGGAAGAAGGAACTATTCGCGTAAAACAAAGAAACAACTTGTTATACAGCAAAAAACACTTAAATCTCTTACCGAGCGAGATGGTAAGCATTAAGATTCCTGAGTCGAAAATAGGGAGTGGCGACATCGTAGTGGAGGTGTTAGAATGA
- the yqeK gene encoding bis(5'-nucleosyl)-tetraphosphatase (symmetrical) YqeK — protein sequence MNTLFIIEELRALVDKLVKPERIEHVNGVVEFCLKLARRYNLESDKLEIMALAHDLFRDLPAEKLKKIASSYGIITEGVYEKRPILLHGLVAAEFLKRKYKIADTDMLLGVAYHTSGHPNFGPYAKALVLADSLEFTRYYEKVNQLREIAFYDLNIAYFEIIKNKITYAVTHNLYLLPLTIETWNELVEGKE from the coding sequence ATGAACACTCTATTCATCATAGAAGAACTAAGAGCATTAGTTGACAAATTGGTAAAGCCTGAAAGAATAGAACACGTGAACGGAGTTGTTGAGTTTTGTCTCAAATTAGCAAGAAGGTATAACTTGGAAAGTGATAAATTAGAAATTATGGCACTTGCTCATGACCTTTTTAGAGATTTACCTGCTGAAAAGCTAAAAAAGATTGCCAGTAGCTATGGTATTATCACGGAAGGTGTTTATGAAAAACGTCCTATCCTTTTACATGGACTAGTTGCTGCTGAGTTTCTAAAAAGAAAATACAAAATCGCTGACACAGATATGCTCTTAGGAGTTGCTTATCATACGTCAGGTCATCCAAATTTCGGACCATATGCAAAAGCCCTTGTGTTAGCTGATTCCCTGGAATTCACAAGGTATTATGAGAAAGTTAACCAACTTAGAGAAATAGCTTTTTACGATTTGAACATCGCCTATTTCGAAATAATTAAAAACAAAATCACTTATGCAGTGACTCATAACCTTTATCTACTACCACTTACAATAGAAACATGGAATGAATTAGTTGAAGGGAAGGAGTGA
- a CDS encoding Mini-ribonuclease 3, translating to MPQEMWKEEKNQVQPEAFEVFPEPSVNVEELSSDALAYLGDAVYNLYIKLYVLKDIKARELHRLSNTYVSREGQSKALDKILPILTEKEKDIVRRGMNSKSARKHGNDRLYIKSTGFEALIGYLYLTDKRRLAFLLKEGIRWEEV from the coding sequence TTGCCACAAGAAATGTGGAAAGAAGAGAAAAATCAAGTGCAGCCTGAAGCGTTCGAGGTTTTTCCAGAGCCTTCAGTTAATGTAGAAGAATTATCTAGCGACGCACTAGCTTATCTTGGAGATGCTGTTTATAATCTTTATATTAAGTTATACGTTTTAAAAGATATTAAAGCAAGGGAGTTGCACCGACTTTCTAATACTTACGTTTCACGCGAAGGTCAGAGTAAAGCGTTGGACAAGATTTTACCTATTCTAACGGAAAAAGAAAAAGATATAGTTCGACGTGGCATGAACAGTAAGAGTGCTAGAAAGCATGGTAATGATCGCCTTTATATCAAAAGCACAGGTTTTGAGGCATTGATTGGATATCTTTATCTTACAGATAAAAGGCGTTTGGCGTTTCTTTTGAAGGAGGGAATAAGATGGGAAGAAGTGTGA
- a CDS encoding DUF503 domain-containing protein, protein MIEPMVVAYGNILIRLFGVNSLKEKRSIVRSLVNDLRKQFEISVIESGRQDSKDYVLIGIAFATLNESDAEAKFDTIENYVEGRYTIEEFTYDYHHF, encoded by the coding sequence GTGATAGAACCTATGGTTGTTGCGTATGGGAACATACTTATTAGACTTTTTGGTGTTAATTCTCTAAAAGAAAAGCGTAGTATTGTGAGAAGCCTCGTAAACGATTTAAGAAAACAGTTCGAAATCTCTGTCATAGAATCGGGAAGACAAGATTCAAAAGACTACGTGCTTATAGGTATTGCTTTTGCAACACTTAACGAATCAGATGCTGAGGCAAAATTTGATACTATAGAAAACTATGTAGAAGGTCGATATACTATAGAAGAATTCACCTATGATTACCATCATTTTTAA